A window of the Lagopus muta isolate bLagMut1 chromosome 1, bLagMut1 primary, whole genome shotgun sequence genome harbors these coding sequences:
- the CGGBP1 gene encoding CGG triplet repeat-binding protein 1, with protein MERFGVKSTPSRNRSKTALYVTPQDRVTEFGSELHEDGGKLFCTSCNVVLNHVRKSAINDHLKSKTHTKRKAEFEEQNVRKKQRTLTASLQCNSTAQTEKTNVIQDFVKMCLEANIPLEKADHPSVRAFLSRYVKNGSSIPKSEQLRKAYLPDGYDNENQLINTEDR; from the coding sequence ATGGAACGGTTTGGAGTGAAGTCCACTCCGTCACGTAACCGCTCAAAGACCGCTTTGTATGTAACTCCTCAGGATCGGGTGACTGAGTTTGGCAGCGAGCTGCATGAAGACGGCGGAAAACTCTTCTGCACTTCCTGCAACGTGGTTCTGAATCACGTCCGCAAATCGGCAATCAATGACCACCTCAAGTCCAAAACACATACAAAGCGGAAGGCGGAGTTTGAAGAACAGAACGtcaggaagaagcagaggacTCTGACTGCCTCCCTGCAGTgcaacagcactgctcagacAGAGAAAACCAACGTCATCCAGGACTTTGTGAAAATGTGCCTGGAAGCTAATATTCCTCTTGAGAAGGCCGATCATCCTTCTGTGCGAGCCTTCCTGTCTCGCTATGTCAAGAACGGAAGTTCGATACCTAAGTCAGAGCAGCTAAGGAAAGCGTACCTGCCCGACGGGTACGACAATGAGAACCAACTCATCAATACTGAAGATCGCTGA